One genomic region from Penaeus monodon isolate SGIC_2016 chromosome 24, NSTDA_Pmon_1, whole genome shotgun sequence encodes:
- the LOC119588796 gene encoding uncharacterized protein LOC119588796, translated as MTQPLRVTDLTSLQSLHRLRVNKHLSQGKIQPYVITASSAVGSGQSESLRRNLSTAKGIDPPAAGEGLPAEVAPLTSLAHARALTEKEAAENPPEGPYFVVPPATHVTTRAGQAAALTCIVKQLGDRQWIRGRDLHVLSSGLVAFSSDSRVSVANVGDSWTLTVRYTQPRDAGSYSCQVNTQPRIATWYNLTVVEARANIQGKETLYVQSGSTVTLECVIREELVIPGLVLWYQDDRLVDRGSGRVTVDTTVGDVTTSKLTVAVAEKRDSGNYSCWPSAGRPDSVIVHVIQGNAAETPSDFLAV; from the exons ATGACGCAGCCACTTCGGGTGACGGACCTGACTTCTTTGCAGTCTTTGCATAGGCTGCGCGTGAACAAACATCTGAGTCAGGGTAAAATCCAACCTTATG TGATCACCGCCTCGAGCGCCGTTGGCTCGGGCCAGAGCGAGAGTCTCAGGAGGAACCTGAGCACGGCGAAGGGCATCGACCCTCCCGCGGCAGGGGAAGGCCTCCCTGCAGAGGTTGCCCCCCTCACAAGTCTTGCTCACGCGCGCGCCCTCACGGAGAAGGAGGCTGCCGAGAACCCTCCTGAAGGGCCGTACTTTGTGGTGCCGCCGGCGACCCACGTGACCACGAGAGCCGGACAGGCGGCGGCGCTCACCTGCATCGTCAAGCAGTTGGGTGACAGACAG TGGATCCGTGGCCGCGACCTGCACGTGCTCAGCTCGGGTCTTGTCGCCTTCTCGTCCGACTCGCGGGTCAGCGTGGCCAACGTGGGCGACTCGTGGACGCTGACGGTGCGCTACACGCAGCCGCGCGACGCCGGATCCTACTCGTGCCAAGTCAACACGCAGCCGCGCATCGCCACCTGGTACAACCTCACGGTCGTCG AAGCGCGAGCCAACATCCAGGGGAAGGAAACGCTGTACGTGCAGAGCGGAAGCACCGTGACGCTCGAGTGCGTCATACGGGAGGAACTTGTCATTCCCG GTTTGGTTCTGTGGTACCAGGACGACCGCCTGGTGGATCGGGGCTCGGGGCGCGTCACGGTGGACACCACGGTGGGCGACGTGACCACCAGCAAGCTCACCGTGGCCGTGGCCGAGAAGAGGGATTCCGGCAACTACTCGTGCTGGCCTTCCGCCGGCCGCCCCGACAGCGTCATCGTCCACGTGATCCAAGGTAACGCCGCCGAAACTCCTTCAGACTTTCTCGCCGTGTAG